A genomic window from Leptolyngbya sp. BL0902 includes:
- a CDS encoding lysophospholipid acyltransferase family protein, which translates to MALDSPFPALPSPPPLNALLSPDPLTLATGLVRLSGVAMTVTGQDRISPTLPMVLVSNHRSIMDAPLLMQAVQRPVRFACHHYLGQVPALCEIVQALGCLPLDPPGRGQRAFFRRALHTLGQGGAVGIFPEGAAPMVQATTPYHLGPFHRGFAHLALRAPVEELAIVPVALASRQEWNRAVMPLRWLSWFDATEPLFQQPGWHPAVVYRTVEVRIGRPIHLDATLRSHYRRRGQAALMADLTRSCHEEIATLLGSPPSPSRPA; encoded by the coding sequence ATGGCCCTTGATTCTCCTTTTCCTGCGTTGCCCTCCCCACCGCCGCTGAATGCCCTTCTTTCCCCCGATCCCCTAACCTTGGCGACGGGGTTAGTGCGTCTCTCCGGGGTGGCGATGACGGTGACGGGCCAAGACCGGATTTCTCCCACCCTGCCTATGGTGCTGGTAAGCAATCACCGCAGCATTATGGATGCCCCGCTGCTGATGCAGGCTGTCCAGCGTCCAGTTCGGTTTGCCTGTCATCACTACCTAGGCCAGGTGCCTGCCCTGTGCGAAATCGTCCAGGCCCTAGGCTGCCTACCCCTCGACCCGCCCGGACGGGGACAACGCGCCTTCTTTCGCCGCGCCCTCCACACCCTCGGCCAAGGCGGGGCGGTGGGCATTTTCCCAGAGGGGGCCGCGCCTATGGTGCAGGCTACAACGCCCTACCATCTGGGGCCTTTCCATCGCGGCTTTGCCCATTTGGCTCTCCGCGCCCCCGTAGAGGAACTGGCCATTGTGCCTGTGGCCCTGGCCTCCCGCCAGGAGTGGAACCGGGCCGTGATGCCCCTGCGCTGGCTCAGTTGGTTTGATGCCACCGAGCCCCTGTTTCAACAGCCCGGATGGCACCCCGCTGTGGTCTATCGCACGGTGGAGGTGCGGATCGGTCGCCCAATTCACCTCGATGCCACGCTGCGATCTCACTATCGCCGCCGAGGGCAGGCAGCGCTGATGGCCGATCTCACCCGCAGTTGTCACGAAGAAATTGCGACTCTCCTGGGCTCGCCCCCGTCGCCATCCCGGCCCGCCTAG
- a CDS encoding alpha/beta fold hydrolase, translating into MSDTLHLLTPTEAQPHKPLLVYLPGLDGSGRLFDHQVPALHRSFEVRCLALPKDDRSSWHRLVEQTIDLLVATAAGRPIYLCGESFGACLALQVVAQAPDLAHRLILVNSASAFHRLPWLTGLGSITAWVPSSIFPFSTLGSMPLLANLNRIAPAQRHQLFQAVQAVPQATVAWRMDLLAQFRLDALNLAAWTAPTLLLASLADRLLPSLEEAHRLLAVFPQAQIYPLPYSGHASLLEETISLSQILAETGFLPQFRPVFA; encoded by the coding sequence ATGTCCGATACTCTCCACCTACTCACCCCCACCGAAGCCCAGCCCCATAAGCCCCTGTTGGTTTACCTGCCCGGTCTGGATGGGTCGGGGCGACTGTTTGACCACCAGGTTCCGGCCCTACATCGATCCTTCGAGGTACGTTGCTTGGCGCTGCCCAAGGACGACCGTAGTTCCTGGCATCGCCTGGTTGAGCAGACCATAGACCTCCTGGTGGCTACCGCCGCTGGACGCCCAATTTATCTCTGTGGGGAGTCCTTTGGCGCTTGTTTGGCGCTTCAGGTAGTGGCCCAGGCTCCCGATTTAGCCCATCGGCTCATTTTGGTCAATTCAGCCTCGGCGTTTCACCGCTTGCCTTGGCTGACGGGGCTGGGGTCGATAACGGCCTGGGTGCCGTCCTCAATTTTTCCGTTCTCGACCCTGGGCAGTATGCCGCTGTTAGCCAATCTCAACCGTATAGCCCCGGCCCAGCGCCATCAGTTATTTCAGGCCGTCCAGGCGGTTCCCCAGGCCACCGTGGCTTGGCGGATGGATCTCTTAGCTCAGTTTCGGCTCGATGCCCTGAACCTAGCGGCCTGGACAGCGCCCACCCTGCTGCTGGCGTCCTTGGCCGATCGGCTTCTGCCCTCCCTTGAGGAAGCCCATCGGCTGCTGGCTGTTTTTCCCCAGGCCCAAATTTATCCCTTGCCCTACAGCGGCCATGCCAGCCTCCTAGAGGAAACCATCAGCCTTAGTCAGATTTTGGCGGAAACTGGCTTCCTTCCTCAATTTAGACCCGTTTTTGCCTAG
- the murQ gene encoding N-acetylmuramic acid 6-phosphate etherase, with protein MSTSSSSVFDPTDRGHLLTEQANPRSAQLDQLSPLELVDLFNQEDQRTVAAIAAAREPLALAIEAITAALGQGGRLYYIGAGTSGRLGVLDAAECPPTFCTPPELVQGILAGGPAALVKSSEGLEDVFTDGEAAMAERQVNDRDVVVGITAGGTTPYVKGALHAARQQGAKTIFIACVPADQAPIEADIDIRLLVGPELLAGSTRLKAGTVTKMALNILSTGAMVRLGKVYGNRMVDVAVTNTKLRDRALRILCDLTDLDRAAAAELLDRSGQQVKLALMMHLGQLDADLAQQQLTRHQGQLRPALAAAQASLHP; from the coding sequence ATGTCTACTTCGTCCTCCTCCGTCTTTGACCCCACCGACCGGGGGCACTTGCTCACTGAGCAGGCCAATCCCCGCAGTGCCCAGTTGGATCAACTCAGCCCGCTGGAATTAGTCGATTTGTTTAACCAGGAGGATCAGCGCACCGTGGCCGCCATTGCCGCTGCCCGCGAACCCCTGGCCCTGGCCATTGAAGCCATCACCGCCGCCCTGGGCCAAGGGGGAAGGCTGTACTACATCGGTGCAGGCACCAGCGGACGGTTAGGTGTTTTAGACGCAGCGGAATGTCCCCCCACCTTTTGCACACCGCCGGAACTGGTGCAGGGAATCTTAGCGGGTGGGCCAGCCGCCCTAGTCAAAAGCTCTGAAGGGCTGGAGGACGTGTTTACCGATGGCGAAGCGGCCATGGCCGAACGCCAGGTGAATGACCGGGATGTGGTGGTGGGGATCACCGCTGGAGGGACAACCCCCTACGTGAAAGGAGCCCTCCACGCCGCCCGTCAGCAAGGGGCCAAAACCATCTTCATCGCCTGCGTGCCCGCTGACCAAGCTCCCATCGAAGCTGATATTGATATCCGTCTTTTGGTTGGGCCAGAGCTACTGGCGGGATCCACCCGGCTGAAGGCGGGCACCGTCACCAAAATGGCCCTGAATATCCTCTCCACTGGGGCCATGGTGCGGCTGGGCAAGGTCTACGGCAATCGCATGGTGGATGTGGCTGTCACCAATACCAAGCTGCGAGATCGAGCCTTGCGGATCCTCTGTGACCTCACCGACCTCGACCGCGCCGCCGCCGCCGAACTTTTAGATCGTAGCGGCCAACAGGTCAAACTGGCGCTGATGATGCACCTGGGGCAGCTCGATGCTGACTTGGCCCAGCAACAGCTCACCCGTCACCAAGGCCAGCTTAGGCCAGCCCTGGCGGCGGCGCAGGCATCGCTACACCCCTAG
- a CDS encoding tetratricopeptide repeat protein, giving the protein MRPISRPFATLPRPLLLLSLALLSGGAVVGIPRVEAVVSGQDAAEHEISMAQASATENEILIAQASTAQIEQLQREADLAFRRATTLFMVLLGALVLLLGLGVAMLWLMRRSVIQEVSVIVRKQINEITDLETRIQSATRDLDYILNQAEEQAAAITSRTDRFQEEALTKKQVLNRIVDDLAEFKARTLNDWQSTLAELQVKLESTEADFVGRLVSLRQTAEDQVTTLRKETQMQRDAVFRVMEDNQTGFLRDVNRLRGDVEVQQDAVLQKLANSEASLADRMTAMTTTVQEERDRVMSALADLRQQLTNQASDQVNQQTAEIAASLDALKREGLERLQTQEQDISRQLGELQVSAFGHRDLAIQNIQNSIDEFTQRFANLRTEVEGQRSRILQDLRRSADEFLGQFSGLRSDIEQRQEALLFDLRRAADDALDRFATARTEVDSRQRGTLDEFQDMAQSLQAQLAQMATESEIQKTTILNDLEATATAFSQQVRILQEQVGDQQRQSLDGLRAMEAAFTDQLTQAREMIFTKRDRVLDKIDTFDRRLSEDLANLESATTERQDQVRLRLEALMAEMGDRLTQLQADVEAGREVALGDLALLQQSYKVRLEAIQAEAMRQKSDILDRLAEVTPEYISDVFMSETRQQFEVVTDKLTRLELNRPELFLTAEEYIQAGDRYLEAEDYDLALGEYDKALEIQPNNVNTWLNRAKAQQELEQLEAAVTSLDRILAISPRHHLALYQKGLLLRELRRPEDALAVFEKLVDITPEDPKVWLNRGMVLSRLKRREDAITAFDKALEINPEYHEAWVNRGVSYGILQQHEDAFESFDRAVQIQANDAIAWLNRGLSLLELERYEDALSSFDKATRFNAELPKAWDNRGLALVKLGRDEEAIKSFDKAIALDPDYAKAHYNKALCYALQRESDMTLECLQQAVRLDPDYREEARTEPAFDDLWSDNWFRELVEK; this is encoded by the coding sequence ATGAGGCCGATTTCTCGCCCCTTTGCCACCCTGCCCCGTCCCCTGTTGCTGTTGTCGCTGGCATTGCTGAGCGGCGGTGCCGTCGTCGGTATACCTAGGGTTGAGGCCGTTGTATCAGGGCAGGATGCGGCTGAGCATGAGATTTCCATGGCCCAAGCCAGCGCGACGGAGAATGAGATCCTGATCGCCCAGGCCAGCACGGCGCAAATTGAGCAACTTCAGCGAGAGGCTGACCTAGCCTTCCGACGAGCCACTACTCTATTTATGGTGTTGCTGGGTGCCCTCGTGCTGCTGTTGGGGCTGGGCGTGGCCATGCTTTGGCTGATGCGGCGCTCGGTGATTCAGGAAGTGTCTGTCATCGTTCGTAAACAAATCAACGAAATTACCGACCTCGAAACCCGCATCCAGTCTGCCACCCGCGATTTAGACTACATCCTCAACCAGGCCGAAGAACAAGCCGCTGCCATCACCAGCCGCACCGACCGCTTTCAGGAAGAAGCCCTGACCAAAAAGCAGGTGCTCAACCGCATTGTGGACGACCTGGCCGAGTTCAAGGCCCGCACCCTCAACGATTGGCAGTCTACGTTAGCCGAACTACAGGTAAAGCTAGAATCCACCGAGGCGGATTTTGTCGGTCGCCTAGTCAGCCTACGCCAAACTGCCGAAGACCAGGTGACGACCCTCCGCAAAGAGACCCAAATGCAGCGGGATGCCGTGTTTCGGGTGATGGAGGACAACCAGACGGGCTTTCTGCGGGACGTAAACCGCCTGCGCGGCGATGTGGAGGTGCAGCAGGATGCCGTTCTGCAAAAGCTCGCCAATAGCGAAGCCAGTTTGGCGGATCGGATGACGGCGATGACCACCACCGTCCAGGAGGAGCGAGATCGGGTCATGTCTGCCCTGGCGGACTTGCGGCAGCAGTTGACGAACCAAGCCAGCGACCAAGTGAATCAACAGACCGCCGAAATTGCCGCATCCCTAGATGCCCTAAAGCGAGAGGGCTTGGAACGCCTACAAACCCAGGAGCAGGACATCAGTCGCCAACTGGGGGAATTGCAGGTCAGCGCCTTTGGCCATCGGGATTTGGCGATTCAGAACATCCAGAATTCCATCGACGAATTCACCCAGCGCTTTGCCAACCTGCGAACGGAAGTGGAAGGCCAACGCAGCCGCATTCTGCAAGACCTGCGCCGTTCGGCAGACGAATTTTTGGGCCAGTTTTCCGGCCTCCGCAGCGACATCGAACAGCGCCAGGAAGCCCTGCTGTTTGACCTGCGCCGCGCCGCCGACGATGCCCTAGACCGCTTTGCCACCGCCCGCACCGAGGTCGATAGCCGCCAGCGAGGCACCCTGGATGAATTTCAGGACATGGCCCAAAGCCTTCAGGCCCAACTTGCCCAGATGGCCACGGAATCGGAAATTCAAAAAACCACCATCCTCAACGATCTGGAGGCGACAGCGACGGCCTTCAGCCAGCAAGTCCGCATTCTGCAAGAACAGGTGGGCGACCAGCAAAGGCAGTCCCTCGACGGCCTGCGGGCCATGGAAGCGGCCTTCACCGATCAGCTCACCCAGGCGCGGGAGATGATCTTCACCAAGCGCGACCGGGTGCTGGATAAAATCGACACCTTTGATCGCCGCCTCAGCGAAGACCTAGCCAATTTGGAATCCGCCACCACCGAGCGTCAAGACCAAGTGCGTCTACGGCTAGAAGCGCTGATGGCCGAAATGGGCGACCGTCTTACTCAGCTCCAGGCCGATGTGGAAGCGGGCCGCGAGGTTGCTCTAGGGGATCTGGCCCTGCTCCAGCAAAGCTACAAGGTGCGCCTAGAGGCCATCCAGGCCGAAGCGATGCGCCAAAAATCCGACATTCTCGACCGCCTCGCCGAAGTCACGCCGGAATATATCTCGGACGTGTTTATGAGCGAAACCCGCCAGCAGTTTGAGGTCGTCACCGACAAGCTCACCCGCCTAGAACTCAACCGCCCCGAACTATTCCTCACTGCCGAAGAATACATTCAAGCGGGCGACCGCTACCTGGAAGCCGAAGATTACGACCTGGCCCTGGGCGAGTATGACAAAGCCCTGGAAATTCAGCCCAACAACGTTAATACCTGGCTGAATCGTGCCAAGGCTCAACAGGAGTTAGAACAACTGGAAGCAGCGGTAACATCCCTAGATCGGATTCTTGCCATCAGCCCCCGTCACCATCTAGCTTTGTACCAAAAAGGGTTGCTATTGCGCGAACTACGCCGCCCCGAAGACGCCCTGGCGGTGTTTGAAAAACTGGTGGACATCACCCCCGAAGACCCCAAGGTGTGGCTGAATCGGGGCATGGTGCTCAGTCGCTTAAAACGCCGAGAAGACGCAATCACCGCCTTTGATAAAGCCCTAGAAATCAACCCCGAATACCACGAAGCCTGGGTGAACCGTGGCGTGTCCTACGGCATTTTGCAACAGCATGAAGACGCCTTTGAATCCTTTGATCGTGCCGTACAAATTCAGGCTAATGATGCCATTGCTTGGCTCAATCGCGGCCTTTCTCTACTGGAACTGGAACGCTACGAAGACGCTCTTTCCTCCTTCGATAAAGCCACCCGTTTCAATGCCGAACTGCCCAAAGCCTGGGATAATCGCGGCCTCGCTTTGGTCAAACTTGGGCGCGACGAAGAGGCAATCAAGAGCTTCGATAAAGCCATCGCCCTCGACCCCGACTATGCCAAGGCCCACTACAACAAAGCCCTCTGCTACGCCCTCCAGCGGGAATCCGATATGACTTTGGAATGCCTGCAACAGGCCGTCCGCCTCGACCCCGACTATCGAGAAGAAGCCCGCACCGAACCCGCCTTTGATGACCTCTGGAGCGATAACTGGTTCCGTGAACTGGTGGAAAAGTAG
- a CDS encoding peptidylprolyl isomerase, producing MTQAKSGDLVAIHYTGKLEDGTVFDSSRDRDPLEFSLGSGQVIPGFEAAVIGMSLGESKTEVIPSEQAYGPYRDEMVMVVDRQQIPSEIPLEVGIQLQLQGPDGQAVPVLVSDLSDNDVTLDANHPLAGETLIFDIELVGIQ from the coding sequence ATGACCCAGGCTAAATCCGGCGACCTCGTTGCCATTCACTACACAGGTAAGCTCGAAGATGGCACCGTGTTCGACTCCTCCCGCGACCGCGATCCGCTGGAATTTTCCCTGGGCAGTGGCCAGGTAATTCCTGGCTTTGAGGCGGCGGTGATAGGCATGAGCCTAGGAGAATCCAAAACCGAAGTGATTCCCTCGGAACAAGCCTATGGCCCCTACCGCGACGAAATGGTGATGGTGGTGGATCGCCAGCAGATTCCCTCCGAAATTCCCCTAGAGGTGGGCATTCAGCTTCAGTTGCAGGGGCCAGATGGCCAAGCCGTTCCCGTCCTGGTATCGGATCTATCCGACAACGATGTCACCCTCGATGCCAACCATCCCCTCGCCGGAGAAACCCTGATTTTTGACATCGAACTGGTGGGCATTCAGTAA
- a CDS encoding SRPBCC family protein, producing MIAAIFRAWLPQAWSFPRPFLSLMQVIQRWVQVQQRLEKSYRIVSTASVDALWQTINNLADVSWHPLLTSTNAPLGLSPKPGLIYRAFTRLFPLPVSVFVERVLPQELISVRVLPMPGLEERITYELKSTLRGTQISYSITLQGWLSPLAWSVMRPYAAKVATALAEAAEQPTSLQGPGSRFQAW from the coding sequence ATGATTGCCGCCATCTTTCGGGCCTGGTTGCCTCAAGCGTGGTCGTTTCCTCGGCCCTTTTTGTCGTTGATGCAGGTAATTCAGCGCTGGGTGCAGGTGCAGCAACGGCTAGAGAAGTCCTACCGCATTGTCAGCACGGCCTCCGTGGATGCCCTCTGGCAGACCATCAACAATCTGGCCGACGTCTCGTGGCATCCGCTGCTGACGAGTACCAATGCGCCCTTGGGGCTCTCGCCCAAACCAGGGCTGATCTACCGCGCCTTTACCCGCCTGTTTCCGCTGCCCGTCTCGGTGTTTGTGGAGCGAGTGCTGCCCCAGGAGTTGATCAGCGTCCGCGTCTTGCCCATGCCGGGTCTAGAGGAGCGGATTACCTACGAACTCAAGTCCACCCTGCGGGGCACCCAAATTTCCTATTCCATCACGCTTCAGGGTTGGCTGTCGCCCTTAGCCTGGTCGGTGATGCGCCCCTATGCCGCCAAGGTGGCCACGGCCTTAGCAGAAGCCGCCGAGCAGCCTACCTCACTCCAGGGGCCAGGGTCACGGTTCCAGGCGTGGTAG
- the hemF gene encoding oxygen-dependent coproporphyrinogen oxidase has product MTLSSAPNPTATPKTAPPPSDSRDRVSAMLKQLQDNICQGLEALDGEATFQEESWERPEGGGGRSRVMKQGGVFEQGGVNFSEVWGDHLPPSILVQRPEAAGHRFYATGTSMVLHPRNPYIPTVHLNYRYFEAGPVWWFGGGIDLTPYYPFESDVVHFHRTMKEVCDRHNPSYYKVFKPWCDEYFYLKHRQETRGVGGIFFDYQDGQGLLYRGPDQGKGADQVSQAIGELPQRSWEDLFAFSQDCGNAFLPAYVPIAERHRNDEYGDRERQFQLYRRGRYVEFNLVYDRGTIFGLQTNGRTESILMSLPPLVRWEYAYAPEPGSLEARLYDIFLKPQDWVNWPSA; this is encoded by the coding sequence ATGACCCTTTCTTCAGCACCTAACCCAACCGCCACCCCCAAAACCGCGCCCCCACCCTCCGATTCGCGGGATCGGGTCAGCGCCATGCTCAAGCAGCTTCAAGACAACATCTGTCAGGGGCTAGAGGCTCTAGACGGTGAGGCGACATTCCAGGAAGAAAGCTGGGAACGCCCGGAAGGGGGCGGCGGACGTTCGCGGGTGATGAAACAGGGCGGCGTGTTTGAGCAGGGCGGCGTCAACTTCTCAGAAGTCTGGGGCGATCACCTGCCTCCCTCCATTTTGGTGCAGCGCCCCGAAGCCGCCGGACATCGTTTCTATGCGACGGGCACCTCCATGGTGTTGCACCCCCGCAACCCCTATATCCCCACTGTTCACCTCAACTATCGCTACTTTGAGGCTGGCCCGGTGTGGTGGTTTGGCGGCGGCATCGACCTCACCCCCTACTATCCCTTCGAGTCGGATGTGGTGCATTTCCACCGCACCATGAAAGAGGTGTGCGACCGCCACAATCCCTCCTACTACAAAGTCTTCAAGCCCTGGTGTGACGAGTATTTTTACCTCAAGCACCGCCAAGAAACCCGTGGCGTGGGCGGCATTTTCTTTGACTACCAAGACGGCCAAGGACTGCTCTACCGTGGCCCCGATCAGGGCAAAGGCGCAGACCAGGTGAGTCAGGCCATTGGCGAACTGCCCCAGCGCTCCTGGGAAGACCTGTTTGCCTTCTCCCAAGACTGCGGCAACGCCTTTTTGCCCGCCTATGTGCCCATTGCCGAACGCCACCGCAACGACGAGTACGGCGACCGAGAACGCCAGTTCCAGCTCTATCGCCGGGGCCGCTATGTGGAATTTAACCTGGTCTACGACCGAGGCACCATCTTTGGCCTGCAAACCAATGGCCGCACCGAATCCATCCTGATGTCGTTGCCGCCCCTGGTGCGCTGGGAATATGCCTACGCCCCCGAACCGGGAAGCCTAGAGGCTCGGCTCTACGATATCTTCCTGAAGCCCCAAGACTGGGTGAATTGGCCCAGCGCCTAG
- a CDS encoding cupin domain-containing protein, translating to MLIRKLLDCPEFVAGDGTRLRELLHPDKQDIALRYSLAHAIVPVGQVSLPHALTTSEVYYILSGSGEMHIDDESQRVEPGDAIYIPPNARQCIRNVGDVPLVFICLVDPAWRKEDETVFR from the coding sequence ATGCTGATTCGGAAACTGCTGGATTGTCCAGAATTTGTTGCTGGAGACGGCACCCGCCTGCGGGAACTGCTCCACCCCGATAAGCAGGACATCGCCCTGCGCTACAGTCTGGCCCATGCCATTGTGCCCGTGGGCCAGGTGTCTCTGCCCCATGCCCTTACTACGTCCGAGGTGTATTACATTCTGTCCGGCAGCGGCGAAATGCACATTGATGACGAAAGCCAGCGGGTGGAGCCAGGGGACGCGATCTATATTCCGCCCAACGCCCGCCAATGCATCCGCAATGTGGGTGATGTGCCCCTCGTTTTCATTTGTCTGGTTGATCCAGCTTGGCGCAAAGAGGACGAAACCGTATTTCGCTAA
- the guaA gene encoding glutamine-hydrolyzing GMP synthase produces MPEVNRQMLVILDFGSQYSELIARRIRETEVYSEVLSYRTTAEQLKQLNPKGIILSGGPSSVYDTGAPHCDPAIWELGIPVLGVCYGMQLMVQQLGGQVERAERGEYGKAGLFIDDPTDLLTNVEDNTTMWMSHGDSVTTLPDGFEVLAHTDNTPCAAIADHQRKLYGVQFHPEVVHSIGGIALIRNFVYHICECHPTWTTEAFVEEAIREVRARVGDKRVLLALSGGVDSSTLAFLLHEAIGDQLTCMFIDQGFMRKGEPERLVKLFQEQFHIPVEHIKARERFLNIVQGVTDPEEKRKRIGHEFIRVFEEESSRLGPFDYLAQGTLYPDVIESADTNVDPKTGERVAVKIKSHHNVGGLPKDLQFKLVEPLRKLFKDEVRKVGRNIGLPEEIVRRHPFPGPGLAIRIIGEITEERLEILRNADFVVRDEISKQGMYHDFWQAFAVLLPVRSVGVMGDQRTYAYPIVLRLVSSEDGMTADWSRVPYDLLETISNRIVNEVEGVNRVVYDITSKPPGTIEWE; encoded by the coding sequence ATGCCGGAGGTCAATCGCCAAATGCTGGTGATTCTGGACTTTGGCTCTCAATATTCTGAGCTAATCGCCCGTCGCATCCGCGAAACCGAAGTGTATTCGGAGGTTTTGTCCTACCGTACAACGGCGGAACAGCTCAAGCAGCTCAATCCCAAGGGCATCATTCTCTCCGGTGGCCCCAGTTCGGTGTACGACACTGGTGCTCCCCACTGCGATCCCGCCATTTGGGAACTGGGCATCCCCGTGTTGGGTGTGTGCTACGGGATGCAGCTCATGGTGCAGCAGTTGGGCGGCCAGGTGGAGCGGGCGGAACGGGGCGAATACGGCAAAGCGGGCCTCTTCATCGACGACCCCACCGACCTGCTCACCAATGTGGAAGACAACACCACCATGTGGATGAGCCACGGCGACTCGGTGACGACGCTCCCCGACGGCTTTGAAGTCCTGGCCCACACCGACAACACCCCCTGCGCCGCCATCGCCGACCACCAGCGCAAGCTCTACGGCGTGCAGTTCCACCCGGAGGTGGTACATTCCATCGGCGGCATTGCCCTGATTCGCAACTTTGTTTACCACATCTGCGAATGCCACCCCACTTGGACGACGGAAGCCTTTGTGGAAGAAGCCATTCGCGAAGTTCGTGCCAGGGTGGGCGACAAGCGGGTGCTGCTGGCCCTCTCCGGCGGGGTGGATTCTTCAACCCTAGCCTTTTTGCTCCATGAGGCTATTGGGGATCAGCTCACCTGTATGTTCATCGACCAGGGTTTTATGCGGAAGGGCGAACCGGAGCGGTTAGTGAAGCTGTTTCAAGAGCAGTTCCACATTCCCGTCGAGCATATCAAGGCGCGGGAACGCTTCCTCAATATTGTGCAGGGCGTCACCGATCCCGAAGAAAAGCGCAAGCGCATCGGCCACGAATTTATCCGGGTGTTTGAGGAAGAATCTAGCCGCCTCGGCCCCTTCGACTACCTAGCCCAGGGCACGCTATATCCCGACGTAATCGAATCCGCTGACACCAACGTTGACCCCAAAACCGGGGAACGGGTGGCGGTGAAAATCAAGAGCCACCACAATGTCGGCGGTCTGCCGAAGGATCTCCAGTTCAAGCTGGTGGAACCCCTGCGGAAACTCTTTAAAGACGAAGTTCGCAAAGTGGGCCGCAACATTGGCCTGCCGGAAGAAATCGTCCGTCGCCATCCCTTCCCTGGCCCTGGTTTGGCCATTCGCATCATCGGCGAAATCACTGAAGAGCGGCTGGAAATCCTTCGCAACGCCGACTTTGTGGTGCGGGATGAAATCAGCAAACAAGGCATGTACCACGACTTCTGGCAAGCCTTTGCGGTGCTGCTGCCCGTCCGCAGCGTTGGCGTGATGGGCGACCAACGCACCTACGCCTACCCGATTGTGCTGCGCCTGGTGAGCAGCGAAGACGGCATGACCGCCGACTGGTCGCGGGTGCCCTACGACCTGCTCGAAACCATCTCCAACCGCATCGTCAACGAAGTGGAAGGCGTCAACCGGGTGGTCTATGACATCACCTCCAAGCCCCCTGGCACCATCGAGTGGGAATAG
- the cbiD gene encoding cobalt-precorrin-5B (C(1))-methyltransferase CbiD, translated as MVSSSPARSGYTLPVFACAGAVAALRRLINPMDSPPVVSLDLVQPAQAAEIPIAQVAPLPDGSVLAMTHSDPGDNLDLTRHTPLWSVVAWGNPDQPEAIQIEGGEGIGRQVNQGDAPAIYRYAQTVITHNLTPLIPSGKTLRVTIILPEGRALAERTSNAAFGVVEGLSLLGTSGISEPLSAPGQLDQSRDILREKAAQYRDLVFCVGENGLDLAVKLGMNPDCRVKTANWLGPLLVEAGQLGVEGVLLLGYHGKLIKLAGGIFHTHHHVADGRQEILAAHCAAAGVPLEITQAIFQADTVEAGLALLRDHDPTVAVQVYQAIAERIDERASVYVHAHTGQGLRVGSMLFNRQRQIVATSAQGKTLFQQVLLD; from the coding sequence GTGGTGTCTTCTTCCCCTGCCCGCTCTGGTTATACCTTGCCCGTTTTTGCTTGTGCAGGGGCCGTAGCCGCACTGCGACGGTTAATAAATCCTATGGATTCCCCTCCGGTGGTGAGCCTAGACTTGGTGCAGCCCGCCCAGGCAGCCGAAATCCCCATTGCCCAGGTGGCACCCTTGCCGGATGGATCAGTGCTGGCCATGACCCACAGCGATCCGGGGGATAACCTAGACCTAACGCGCCATACGCCCCTGTGGTCGGTGGTGGCTTGGGGCAATCCTGACCAACCTGAAGCCATCCAAATCGAAGGCGGCGAGGGCATTGGTCGCCAGGTCAACCAGGGGGATGCTCCGGCGATCTATCGCTACGCCCAAACGGTCATCACCCACAACCTAACGCCGCTGATTCCATCCGGGAAAACCCTGCGGGTGACGATCATTCTGCCAGAGGGTCGGGCCTTGGCGGAGCGTACCTCCAATGCGGCCTTTGGGGTGGTGGAAGGGCTGTCGCTGCTGGGCACATCGGGCATTTCAGAGCCCCTGAGTGCGCCAGGGCAGTTAGATCAGTCGCGGGACATCCTGCGGGAGAAGGCTGCTCAGTACCGCGACTTGGTGTTTTGTGTGGGGGAAAACGGGCTGGATTTGGCCGTGAAACTGGGCATGAACCCCGATTGTCGGGTGAAGACCGCTAACTGGCTGGGGCCGCTGCTGGTGGAGGCGGGGCAGTTGGGTGTCGAAGGGGTGCTGCTGCTGGGCTATCACGGCAAGCTGATTAAGCTGGCGGGGGGCATTTTTCACACCCATCACCATGTGGCCGACGGGCGGCAGGAAATTTTAGCGGCCCACTGTGCAGCGGCGGGGGTGCCGCTGGAAATCACCCAGGCGATTTTTCAGGCGGATACTGTGGAAGCAGGACTAGCACTTCTACGGGATCATGATCCGACCGTAGCTGTCCAGGTTTATCAGGCCATTGCGGAACGCATTGACGAACGGGCCTCGGTCTACGTCCACGCCCACACGGGGCAAGGGCTGCGGGTGGGATCGATGCTCTTTAACCGCCAGCGCCAAATTGTTGCTACCAGCGCCCAAGGAAAGACGTTATTTCAGCAAGTTTTGCTAGACTGA